Proteins from one Malania oleifera isolate guangnan ecotype guangnan chromosome 4, ASM2987363v1, whole genome shotgun sequence genomic window:
- the LOC131153776 gene encoding uncharacterized protein LOC131153776 has product MDPIKYVFEKPAVTGRMARWQMLLTEYDITYVTRKAVKGSIIAEYLADRAVNDYQSMEFDFPDQDIDSIDQEKEGNVGWMMLFDGATNVWGHGIGAVLISPEGKYYPVTAKLTFPCTNNIAEYEACVLGLQAAIDRGIKKLIVKGDSALVIYQLTGKWETRDSKLIPYQEFIQEMMQEFDAISFSHLPRESNLIPDALATLAALFKVESGIEIEPIRIRMHREPAYCIMTEEADGKPWFHDIKTYIQWKEYPIGASNNDRKTIQRLAMGFFLDGEILYKRNHDMTLLRQFKVKHHNSAPYRPQMNGAVGAANKNIKSILEKMTETYRDWHEKLPFALLAYQTTVRTSTGATPFSLVYGMEAVIPIEVEIPSLRVLKEAELTEAEWVQSRYDQLNLFEDN; this is encoded by the exons ATGGATCCGATTAAGTATGTTTTCGAGAAACCTGCAGTAACAGGACGGATGGCTCGTTGGCAAATGCTGTTGACTGAATATGATATTACATATGTGACGAGAAAAGCCGTCAAAGGGAGCATTATAGCAGAATATTTGGCTGATAGGGCCGTTAATGATTACCAATCCATGGAGTTTGACTTCCcggatcaagatattgattcaattgatcaagaaaaggaaGGTAATGTTGGGTGGATGATGCTATTTGATGGGGCGACCAACGTATGGGGGCATGGAATAGGGGCTGTACTCATATCACCAGAGGGTAAATATTACCCAGTCACAGCCAAACTCACCTTTCCGTGTACCAATAATATAGCAGAGTATGAAGCGTGCGTATTGGGCTTACAGGCGGCTATTGACCGAGgcattaaaaaattgattgtaaAAGGAGATTCCGCTTTGGTAATTTATCAGTTGACTGGAAAGTGGGAAACTCGGGATTCCAAATTAATACCATACCAGGAGTTCATTCAGGAAATGATGCAGGAATTCGATGCCATCAGTTTTTCGCATTTACCGAGAGAGAGCAACTTAATCCCTGATGCGCTAGCAACATTGGCGGCTTTATTTAAGGTCGAGTCCGGAATAGAGATTGAACCCATTCGAATAAGGATGCATAGGGAGCCAGCATATTGTATAATGACAGAAGAAGCTGATGGAAAGCCATGGTTTcatgatatcaaaacatacattcaaTGGAAGGAGTATCCCATAGGAGCCTCTAATAATGACCGAAAGACAATTCAGAGGCTAGCTATGGGATTCTTCTTAGATGGGGAGATATTGTATAAAAGGAATCATGATATGACCCTCCTACG TCAGTTCAAGGTCAAGCATCATAATTCAGCCCCCTATCGACCTCAAATGAATGGAGCAGTGGGAGCAGCCAATAAGAACATCAAGAGCATCTTGGAAAAAATGACGGAGACCTATAGAGATTGGCATGAGAAGTTACCTTTCGCTTTATTGGCCTATCAAACCACTGTTCGAACATCTACAGGGGctacccctttctctttggtATACGGAATGGAGGCCGTAATTCCGATAGAAGTTGAGATTCCATCGTTACGAGTCTTAAAAGAAGCAGAGTTAACCGAAGCAGAATGGGTGCAATCTAGATATGACCAGTTGAACCTGTTTGAAGATAATTGA